The genomic window GCTCGACCAGAACCCGTCGACCGAAGGGTGTCAATCGGGCATTCTTGTGGGTGTTCATCCGGGCCTCTTTGGTGTGTTGGACGTAGACACCCAACAGCATCGAGCAAGGGGCTCGGATGAACAACCTACTGAAAGATCACAACTAGCCCGGCACGACGTGCGCCACTCGGCTCACCCGCGCCCGACTAGCGCGTGTTGGCCGCGGTGTACTCGGCAAAGCGCTCGGCGACGATGTCGGGCGGGGCATCAAACCCCGGCCCCGGGCACGGCACGAGCTTGCGGGTGTCGAGCACGGCGCCTGTGGTGGCGTCGACCACGAGCGGTACGACCCGCTCGCCCGTGTCGCGGTCACGCAGTTCGATCGGGTGCGCGCCGTCGCGAAAGAACCAGCGGTCGCCGAACGGCATCACCGCCATCAACACGGCACAGGCGTCGTGGCCCTTGTCGGTGAGCACGTACTCGAAGCGGGCGGGCTTGTGTTGGTAGGCAACCTTGTCCAGCAGGCCGGTGGCAACCAGGTCGGCGAGCCGGCGCGTCAGGATGTTGCGGCTGATGTCCAGCCAGCG from Pseudomonadota bacterium includes these protein-coding regions:
- a CDS encoding helix-turn-helix domain-containing protein, with product MERKRFDTAPCPIARSLDVLGDWWNPLILRECLYGNTRFDTLQRWLDISRNILTRRLADLVATGLLDKVAYQHKPARFEYVLTDKGHDACAVLMAVMPFGDRWFFRDGAHPIELRDRDTGERVVPLVVDATTGAVLDTRKLVPCPGPGFDAPPDIVAERFAEYTAANTR